Proteins from a genomic interval of Treponema brennaborense DSM 12168:
- the tmk gene encoding dTMP kinase, with product MVLHNFIVFEGIDGSGTSTQIALLKNKLPNPGTLFTAEPTSLATGRFLRTLLRGDERLTPGTMAYLFAADRYEHVHAQDGILQTCADGGIVVSDRYFFSSLAYQSAECGRELPAKLNESFPLPEYLFYFDIEPSVSLNRITGRSVTEIYEKREFLEKTAAEYERIIGEYEKTAVGTGMKITRLDASESVAEVSENIWSILRNMPILNT from the coding sequence ATGGTATTACATAATTTTATCGTATTTGAAGGCATCGACGGCTCGGGTACCTCTACCCAAATTGCGCTGCTCAAAAACAAACTGCCGAATCCCGGCACCCTGTTCACAGCCGAACCGACGTCCCTCGCCACCGGCAGATTTCTGCGTACCCTTTTGCGCGGAGACGAACGGCTGACGCCGGGCACGATGGCGTACCTGTTCGCAGCCGATCGCTACGAACACGTGCACGCGCAGGACGGCATACTGCAAACCTGCGCGGACGGCGGAATCGTCGTCTCCGATCGTTATTTCTTTTCCAGTCTGGCATACCAGTCGGCTGAATGCGGCAGGGAGCTGCCGGCAAAGCTGAACGAATCGTTTCCCTTACCCGAATACCTGTTTTATTTTGATATCGAACCGTCCGTTTCTTTAAACCGAATTACCGGCCGCAGCGTTACCGAAATTTACGAAAAACGGGAATTTCTTGAAAAAACGGCGGCCGAATACGAGCGCATCATCGGCGAATATGAAAAAACGGCAGTCGGGACGGGCATGAAAATTACCAGACTCGACGCCTCCGAATCCGTCGCGGAAGTCTCCGAAAATATCTGGAGCATTCTGCGGAACATGCCGATATTAAATACGTGA
- a CDS encoding cysteine desulfurase family protein, with product MQNVSGYFDWAATAPADEDIIREATELSLTYFANPSSVHRAGIEAKKKLTEARERAAAVLGVRPDTVFFTSGGTEADHIPLLALLQRPSPATVLISEIEHPAIREQAQMLARCGWNIRTVKPDNRGIVTAQAVAGALTDDTVLVCIMAVNNETGAVQPVYRIADVLAARAAETGKRRAKLHVDCVQAAGKIPFNVSYKGIDSAAFSAHKIGGPRGIGALYLAQRLEPFLRGGGQEQGIRSGTENLAGAWALSRCMERYYLCEPGTSGAKRPENAAALERYDAQCEYTSAFVTALSAIPGCSIVPECRERKPAGGTENDGCYSPWVVQASFKNVPGEVMVRALAEKDFYISTGSACSARKMSRPILEAMGVPKAQAANAVRFSFGTRTRQADMDALVDAAAEIARRFAK from the coding sequence ATGCAAAACGTATCGGGATATTTCGACTGGGCGGCGACCGCACCGGCCGATGAAGACATCATACGGGAAGCGACGGAGCTGTCCCTTACCTATTTTGCGAACCCGTCGAGCGTGCACCGCGCGGGCATTGAAGCCAAAAAAAAACTGACCGAAGCGCGCGAACGGGCGGCCGCCGTACTCGGCGTACGGCCGGACACCGTGTTTTTTACTTCCGGCGGAACCGAAGCCGACCACATTCCGCTGCTCGCGCTGCTGCAGCGGCCGTCGCCGGCGACGGTGCTGATCAGTGAAATTGAACATCCGGCGATCCGCGAACAGGCGCAGATGCTCGCACGCTGCGGCTGGAACATACGGACGGTCAAACCGGACAATCGGGGAATCGTCACGGCGCAAGCCGTCGCCGGCGCGCTCACCGACGACACGGTGCTCGTCTGCATCATGGCAGTGAACAACGAAACCGGCGCGGTGCAGCCGGTGTACCGGATCGCAGACGTCCTGGCCGCGCGGGCCGCGGAAACCGGAAAGCGCCGCGCGAAACTGCACGTCGACTGCGTGCAGGCTGCGGGCAAGATACCGTTCAACGTTTCATATAAGGGAATCGACAGCGCGGCGTTCAGCGCCCATAAAATAGGCGGCCCGCGCGGTATCGGCGCATTGTACCTCGCACAGCGCCTGGAACCGTTTCTGCGCGGAGGCGGACAGGAACAGGGCATCCGCAGCGGTACGGAAAATCTTGCCGGCGCCTGGGCACTTTCACGATGCATGGAACGGTATTATCTGTGCGAACCGGGAACTTCCGGCGCCAAACGGCCGGAAAACGCCGCCGCGCTTGAACGCTACGATGCGCAGTGCGAATATACGAGCGCGTTCGTAACGGCGCTGTCGGCAATACCCGGCTGCTCGATCGTTCCGGAATGCAGGGAACGGAAACCGGCCGGCGGTACGGAAAACGACGGCTGCTATTCGCCTTGGGTCGTACAGGCAAGCTTTAAAAACGTCCCCGGTGAGGTTATGGTGCGGGCGCTTGCGGAAAAGGATTTTTACATTTCAACGGGTTCCGCCTGTTCGGCCCGAAAAATGAGCCGCCCGATTCTTGAAGCGATGGGCGTGCCCAAGGCACAGGCAGCGAACGCCGTCAGATTTTCGTTCGGTACCCGCACGCGGCAAGCGGACATGGACGCGCTCGTCGACGCGGCAGCGGAAATCGCACGCCGTTTTGCAAAATAG
- a CDS encoding 3-dehydroquinate synthase, producing MTQDTFSITYTAVHPGTDKTDIVFCGDTDSHAFADAYAPGKSAEPRLFVTDETVASLPLLKDFTAAFTQEPPRAGKTYLSGNDALLVLGAGEPYKTIESVLAIIRAALENNLQRSSVFTGIGGGVVCDMTAFAASLFKRGARLELVPTTLLAMVDAAVGGKTGCDFEAYKNMIGTFYPAARLRMYSEFIPLLPESEYRSGLAETVKTGLLYAPKLFDILERQKDAVMRRDTDVVRQLIKRCVIAKANIVEKDLTETGLRMQLNFGHTFAHALETCAGLGTVSHGDAVGWGMARALDLSHRLGLCSAEYRDEVCAVLASYGWETAPVHSALSGSGRTAAQTAAALIEAMKKDKKNTPGAIRCILQRDMNSTVVQEAAEADIAAVLGA from the coding sequence ATGACACAAGACACATTTTCAATAACGTATACCGCCGTTCATCCGGGAACGGATAAAACCGACATAGTATTCTGCGGCGACACCGATTCGCACGCGTTCGCCGATGCGTACGCACCGGGAAAATCGGCGGAACCGCGCCTGTTCGTTACCGACGAGACGGTCGCGTCCCTGCCGCTGCTCAAGGATTTTACCGCCGCCTTCACACAGGAACCGCCGCGCGCGGGAAAGACATATCTGAGCGGAAACGACGCGCTTCTGGTACTCGGCGCGGGAGAACCGTATAAAACGATTGAAAGCGTGCTCGCCATTATCCGGGCGGCGCTTGAAAACAACCTCCAGCGGTCGAGCGTTTTTACCGGAATAGGCGGCGGCGTCGTGTGCGACATGACCGCGTTCGCCGCTTCCCTTTTCAAGCGGGGCGCCCGGCTCGAACTGGTGCCGACCACGCTGCTCGCAATGGTCGACGCGGCCGTCGGCGGCAAAACGGGCTGCGATTTTGAAGCGTACAAAAACATGATAGGAACGTTCTACCCCGCAGCCCGGCTGCGCATGTACAGCGAATTCATACCGTTACTGCCGGAAAGCGAATACCGTTCGGGACTCGCAGAAACCGTTAAAACGGGCTTGCTCTACGCGCCGAAACTGTTCGATATTCTTGAACGGCAAAAAGACGCCGTCATGAGACGGGACACGGACGTTGTCCGCCAGCTGATAAAACGGTGCGTAATTGCGAAAGCGAATATCGTTGAAAAAGATTTGACGGAAACGGGACTGCGGATGCAGCTCAACTTCGGCCATACGTTCGCTCACGCGCTCGAAACGTGCGCGGGTCTCGGAACGGTCAGCCACGGAGACGCCGTCGGCTGGGGAATGGCGCGCGCACTCGATTTGTCGCACAGACTCGGCCTGTGCAGTGCCGAATACCGCGACGAAGTCTGCGCGGTGCTCGCTTCTTACGGCTGGGAAACGGCTCCGGTACATTCGGCACTTTCCGGCTCCGGGCGGACGGCGGCGCAAACGGCTGCGGCGCTGATCGAAGCGATGAAAAAAGACAAAAAGAACACGCCGGGCGCCATCCGCTGCATTTTGCAGCGCGACATGAACAGTACCGTCGTCCAAGAAGCGGCGGAAGCCGATATTGCCGCCGTACTCGGCGCGTAG
- a CDS encoding translocation/assembly module TamB domain-containing protein: protein MKSQIVKISISSVLFIALLFTALILVRPLCVAFERQLTDYRTTALRLLEEKTGLRLSYASISPSILSAFKIKGVAFYDAETGVPVLEIDRAVLSYKIGALLRGRFDTAFTKLTVNGIALEYDAMINYRIIEKLLALVSSRTETETQQSPVVSGAFNLSIPFDIEVKNISLHYSDASVDARVVFKSADIKSMQQGSLLSVSVNAKASAVLSAALLAKLPAKVASALGPVSASFQFDAAVTPDLDGSSAKIKVLSLNSGSYSLARTGLFAEYKDGSVKLASMQNALPFFVNMEITPDTGDFAVRVETDNFDPFTWIGVKSAPPIVNRIRGSLISGLYEFSYSGDSRSFQYRAAGHTRLSARLVPGDMTVAYEVSGDKTDVALRSVRVTSRSAEFSMEGSFHIPTLQPSGTAFLDHYVLPNGGTVSAELYIDPLERGFMCFVPQLYLDDRSFTALQLTVIPDPKTKSADFSFEVSDYSHADFEAPGVLTLDGSFIGGETPYVQSRISISNFFLDTAITAGAFFMNRQTQDSLRSAAAFLSPYVLTNEFYVATDFSTVTYNVPYSIIANTVRDQEFLVFSVTGNESSVHVSKFDLLYAGQSVQASFDADIADDFYDMFFTADLAVNSIPYSLSGSFVPGSWIGVTGDYGLDAAFTFGSSVQNRGVSGSLKMDNLPLALGKSVLSVSLDTAINFPYMDSFTVDVNRFELTEATNRLGFAPHVSLSGQINRFGFMLNSLGYSDTVSLLEGSGGIMWNLSESGLDSASLDIALSNPLSSEAYSVNATLSNPEHKPFSAASVLSDFYFSSQISVSSFPMARVRKLQSAADVCSGTIVAMGSLENPFVSVQVDTSSVSVGGVPVVFSGGARLDDGTFFIDSANVSYGRHHVSDIAADFDVASFAGSLTARYDGALATVYTVAAPFKITLSGGDSAEKSAGILSALNAGVPDVFAVELEAELGGSVFETPETVKLSLLRSPGRFDIYSSGDLGINGSLSDGGAVLLTLDGRFPLHGTVSGTIRETNLDVDLRNMSADLASFRNLVSFPFITLYGGALSGNAHVGGFVADPEFSGVFRVKNMDLNCPDFVTEHITAADVRIAIVDNELRIDNTAFKVKNGSVVLDLSLVLDRWRLDHLSLGIKTPQNVMIPANISAPPVNVVGMSTCDLSIYVTLDSATVSGSFFADNVEVAISTDTLASKSGAEPSTFDVNLDFNVTTGQRVQIVFSPLLRGLVEPNTDLLFQYDSAASDFVFKGDVVLRGGEILYLSRNFYLREGRIVFNEMNGSFDPRLTVRAEIRERDAEGEPVRIILSAENQRLSEFNPTYSSSPPKSELELMSMLGQAFTGDIRSGWDALLTGVDYGFQIFALSKVENALRDLLNFDIFSIRTMGVQKILKQWLNVGSDGKVQTIGNLFDNTTVYIGKYFGSSIYADALLHFTYDESRTSGGNTTSGLVFQPEIGLEMDSPFATIRWSIAPEIGTTQHLWVPATSISLSWKFVF, encoded by the coding sequence ATGAAGTCGCAGATCGTCAAAATCAGTATCTCGAGCGTTCTCTTTATCGCGCTGTTGTTTACCGCATTGATACTGGTTCGTCCGCTGTGCGTCGCGTTCGAGCGGCAGCTGACCGACTACCGTACGACCGCGCTTCGTCTGCTGGAAGAAAAAACGGGGCTGCGTTTGTCGTATGCTTCGATTTCTCCATCTATTTTATCGGCGTTCAAAATAAAAGGTGTAGCGTTTTATGATGCGGAAACCGGTGTTCCGGTTCTCGAAATCGACCGGGCGGTGCTGTCGTATAAAATAGGAGCTCTGCTGCGCGGCCGTTTCGACACGGCGTTTACCAAACTGACGGTCAACGGAATCGCCCTCGAATACGACGCGATGATAAATTACCGGATCATCGAAAAACTGCTGGCGCTCGTTTCGTCGCGGACGGAAACGGAAACGCAGCAGTCGCCGGTCGTATCAGGAGCCTTCAATCTGTCGATTCCGTTCGATATAGAAGTCAAAAATATTTCTCTGCATTACAGCGATGCGTCGGTTGACGCCCGCGTCGTGTTTAAATCCGCCGACATCAAAAGTATGCAGCAGGGCAGTCTGCTGTCCGTTTCGGTGAACGCGAAGGCGTCGGCGGTGCTTTCCGCCGCGCTGCTTGCAAAGCTGCCGGCGAAAGTCGCTTCCGCTCTGGGGCCGGTGTCCGCGTCGTTTCAGTTCGACGCGGCCGTTACGCCCGATCTCGACGGCAGTTCCGCCAAAATAAAAGTGCTTTCGCTCAACAGCGGCAGTTACAGTTTGGCGCGAACGGGATTGTTCGCGGAGTATAAAGACGGTTCGGTTAAGCTGGCCTCGATGCAGAACGCGCTGCCGTTTTTTGTAAACATGGAAATTACGCCTGATACCGGAGATTTTGCCGTCCGCGTCGAAACGGATAATTTCGATCCGTTCACCTGGATAGGCGTAAAAAGCGCGCCGCCGATTGTCAATCGGATACGGGGATCCCTGATTTCGGGATTGTACGAGTTTTCATATTCGGGCGACAGCCGTTCCTTTCAGTATCGGGCGGCGGGACACACGCGACTGAGCGCACGCCTCGTACCGGGTGATATGACGGTTGCGTACGAAGTTTCGGGAGACAAAACGGACGTCGCGCTCCGTTCCGTCCGGGTAACGTCGCGGTCGGCCGAATTTTCGATGGAGGGTTCGTTCCATATTCCCACGCTGCAGCCGAGCGGCACCGCGTTTCTGGATCATTACGTGTTGCCGAACGGCGGAACGGTGAGCGCGGAATTGTATATCGATCCGCTCGAACGCGGTTTCATGTGCTTCGTTCCGCAGCTGTATCTGGACGACCGCAGTTTTACCGCTTTGCAGCTGACCGTTATTCCCGATCCGAAAACGAAGTCCGCCGATTTTTCATTTGAAGTATCGGACTATTCGCACGCAGATTTTGAAGCGCCCGGAGTTCTGACGCTCGACGGCAGTTTTATCGGCGGAGAAACGCCGTACGTGCAGTCCCGTATCAGTATCAGCAATTTTTTTCTTGATACGGCGATAACTGCCGGTGCGTTTTTCATGAACCGGCAGACGCAGGACTCGCTGCGTTCCGCCGCCGCTTTCCTTTCGCCGTACGTTCTGACGAACGAGTTTTACGTAGCGACCGATTTTTCGACGGTAACGTACAACGTGCCGTATTCGATTATAGCGAACACGGTGCGCGATCAGGAATTTTTGGTGTTTTCGGTAACCGGAAACGAGTCGAGCGTGCACGTTTCAAAATTCGATTTGCTGTACGCGGGGCAGTCCGTGCAGGCTTCGTTTGATGCGGATATAGCGGACGATTTTTACGATATGTTCTTTACGGCGGATTTGGCGGTAAACTCGATTCCGTATTCGCTGTCCGGTTCGTTCGTTCCCGGATCCTGGATCGGCGTTACGGGCGATTACGGATTGGACGCGGCGTTCACGTTCGGGTCTTCGGTTCAGAACCGCGGCGTGTCCGGTTCGCTGAAAATGGATAATCTGCCGCTCGCGCTGGGAAAATCGGTACTGTCCGTGTCGCTCGATACGGCGATCAATTTTCCGTATATGGATTCGTTCACCGTCGACGTGAACCGTTTCGAGCTTACCGAAGCGACGAACCGTTTGGGCTTTGCGCCTCACGTCAGTTTGAGCGGCCAGATCAACCGGTTCGGCTTTATGCTGAATTCGCTCGGCTATTCGGACACCGTGTCCCTTTTGGAAGGATCGGGCGGTATCATGTGGAATTTGTCCGAATCGGGACTCGATTCGGCTTCGCTCGATATTGCACTGTCAAATCCGCTTTCCAGCGAAGCGTACTCGGTGAACGCGACGCTGTCCAATCCCGAGCATAAACCGTTTTCCGCCGCGTCCGTGTTGTCCGATTTTTATTTTTCGAGTCAGATTTCGGTTTCCTCATTTCCGATGGCGCGCGTGCGCAAACTGCAAAGTGCGGCCGACGTGTGCAGCGGTACGATCGTCGCGATGGGATCGCTTGAAAATCCGTTCGTTTCCGTGCAAGTCGATACGTCTTCCGTATCGGTCGGCGGCGTTCCCGTCGTTTTCAGCGGCGGCGCGCGGCTTGACGACGGAACGTTTTTCATCGATTCGGCGAACGTTTCGTACGGGCGGCATCACGTTTCGGACATCGCGGCCGATTTCGATGTCGCCTCTTTTGCCGGTTCGCTCACGGCGCGCTACGACGGCGCGCTTGCCACCGTGTATACGGTGGCCGCTCCGTTCAAAATAACGCTTTCCGGCGGCGACTCGGCGGAAAAGAGCGCCGGCATTCTTTCCGCGCTGAATGCGGGGGTCCCTGACGTTTTCGCCGTCGAACTGGAAGCGGAACTCGGCGGTTCCGTTTTTGAAACGCCCGAAACGGTCAAACTCAGTCTGCTGCGTTCTCCGGGACGGTTCGACATTTACTCGTCCGGCGATTTGGGCATAAACGGTTCGCTGTCCGACGGCGGCGCCGTTCTGCTGACGCTCGACGGCCGGTTTCCGCTGCACGGGACGGTTTCCGGCACCATTCGGGAAACGAATCTGGACGTCGATTTGCGGAACATGAGCGCGGATTTGGCTTCTTTCCGGAATCTGGTTTCGTTTCCGTTTATCACGCTGTACGGCGGCGCTTTGAGCGGAAACGCGCACGTCGGCGGTTTTGTTGCGGATCCGGAGTTCAGCGGCGTATTCAGAGTAAAAAACATGGATCTCAATTGTCCCGATTTCGTTACGGAACACATAACGGCTGCCGACGTGCGCATTGCGATCGTCGACAACGAACTGCGCATCGACAACACTGCGTTCAAAGTGAAAAACGGCAGCGTCGTGCTCGATTTGAGTCTGGTGCTCGATCGCTGGCGGCTCGATCATCTTTCGCTCGGCATCAAAACGCCGCAGAACGTGATGATTCCGGCAAATATTTCCGCGCCGCCGGTGAACGTCGTCGGTATGTCCACGTGCGATCTTTCCATTTACGTAACGCTCGACTCGGCGACGGTTTCCGGTTCGTTTTTTGCCGATAACGTTGAAGTTGCGATTTCGACCGACACGCTGGCGTCCAAAAGCGGCGCCGAACCGTCGACGTTCGACGTGAATCTCGATTTCAACGTTACGACCGGGCAGCGCGTACAAATCGTGTTCAGTCCGCTGCTGCGCGGTTTGGTGGAACCGAATACGGATCTGCTGTTCCAATACGATTCGGCTGCGTCCGATTTCGTGTTCAAGGGAGACGTCGTGCTGCGCGGCGGTGAAATTCTCTATTTGAGCAGGAATTTCTATCTGCGCGAAGGCCGCATCGTGTTTAACGAAATGAACGGTTCGTTTGATCCGCGGCTTACCGTCCGTGCGGAGATTCGCGAACGGGACGCGGAAGGCGAACCCGTCCGCATCATTTTGAGTGCGGAAAATCAGCGGCTCAGCGAATTCAATCCGACGTATTCGTCGTCTCCGCCCAAATCCGAATTGGAACTGATGTCGATGCTCGGCCAGGCGTTTACCGGCGACATCCGCAGCGGCTGGGACGCGCTGCTTACCGGCGTCGATTACGGTTTTCAGATATTTGCGCTCAGCAAGGTTGAAAACGCATTGCGTGATTTGCTGAATTTTGATATATTTTCTATACGTACGATGGGCGTGCAGAAAATTTTAAAACAATGGTTGAATGTCGGTTCCGACGGAAAAGTTCAAACGATCGGTAACTTATTCGACAATACGACTGTTTATATAGGTAAATATTTCGGCAGTTCGATTTATGCCGATGCGCTGCTTCATTTTACGTACGACGAATCGAGGACCTCTGGCGGCAATACGACCTCCGGATTGGTGTTCCAGCCTGAAATCGGTTTGGAAATGGATTCTCCGTTTGCAACGATACGGTGGAGCATCGCGCCGGAAATCGGTACGACGCAGCATTTGTGGGTACCGGCAACGTCGATCAGTTTGTCGTGGAAGTTCGTTTTTTAG
- a CDS encoding 1,4-alpha-glucan branching protein domain-containing protein: protein MPKKSFVITLVAHQGYIRRTDGDSFGRPENELLFLAISETYIPLLNMFESLDTDAVPFKLSMVITPTLCSLLSDTAVINRYVDWLDRSIVLGEKELTRNASDTGRKKQAQRCLDRVRKTRQDFIEVYKRDLLSAFRYYADRGNVELLATAATYAFLPHYADLPEAVNAQIETGVQAHRHFFGVVPEGFWLPYMGFSSGLEQVLRGYGFDYTVLNSHGVLFADPLPEKGIFAPVRCGNSFALFARDDASEDELTGPGGFMYNPVYRDPNRDVAFEASVGDLDGFLEADGTRISSGYAYWNRNESAGGCWYDCEAAAKQAASDAKSFFAGKIGKLAAAEKLLPGHDVSLVCAFDAKILGQSWAEGVSWLEQVFRIAASQSDVRIGSYADLLTNRFDLQKLKPFMSAATGTGYGENMLDSSNGWILQYSRKACERMMYLADRFPDDTGLKARALNLAAKEVLLAQSGDWPSMLHDRLFSEYAQEQVKKNVLAFTTVYDSLGANTISTEWLTSMEQEHPLFPWMNYRVFSKKK, encoded by the coding sequence ATGCCAAAAAAATCGTTTGTTATTACGCTTGTTGCCCATCAAGGTTATATCCGCCGTACCGACGGCGATTCGTTCGGGCGCCCTGAGAATGAATTGTTATTTCTTGCAATTTCCGAAACGTACATTCCGCTGCTGAATATGTTTGAGTCGCTCGATACGGACGCCGTTCCGTTCAAGCTTTCAATGGTTATTACGCCGACGCTCTGTTCGCTGCTTTCCGATACCGCCGTTATAAACCGATACGTGGACTGGCTCGACCGGTCGATCGTGCTCGGAGAAAAGGAACTGACCCGGAACGCGTCGGATACCGGCCGCAAAAAGCAGGCGCAGCGGTGCCTTGATCGGGTCCGTAAAACCCGTCAGGATTTTATCGAAGTATATAAACGCGATTTGCTGAGCGCTTTCAGATATTACGCCGATCGGGGCAACGTCGAATTGCTGGCGACCGCCGCGACTTACGCGTTTTTGCCGCATTACGCCGATTTGCCCGAGGCCGTCAACGCCCAGATAGAAACCGGCGTTCAGGCGCACCGGCACTTTTTCGGCGTCGTACCGGAAGGTTTTTGGCTGCCGTACATGGGGTTTTCTTCCGGCCTCGAACAAGTGCTGCGCGGATACGGGTTCGATTACACGGTGCTTAACTCTCACGGCGTTCTGTTCGCTGACCCGCTGCCGGAAAAGGGAATTTTCGCTCCGGTGCGCTGCGGTAATTCGTTCGCACTTTTTGCGCGCGACGATGCGTCGGAAGACGAATTGACCGGTCCCGGCGGCTTTATGTACAATCCCGTGTACCGCGATCCGAACCGCGACGTGGCGTTTGAAGCGTCCGTCGGCGATCTGGACGGATTTTTGGAAGCCGACGGGACGCGGATTTCTTCCGGATACGCGTATTGGAACCGAAACGAATCGGCCGGCGGCTGCTGGTATGATTGTGAAGCCGCGGCAAAACAGGCCGCGTCGGATGCGAAGTCGTTTTTTGCCGGAAAAATCGGAAAACTCGCCGCGGCGGAAAAGCTGCTTCCGGGACATGATGTCAGCCTTGTCTGCGCGTTTGATGCGAAAATTTTGGGACAAAGTTGGGCTGAAGGCGTTTCGTGGCTTGAACAGGTGTTCCGCATCGCCGCGTCGCAGTCGGACGTCCGCATCGGGTCGTACGCGGATCTGCTTACGAATCGGTTCGACTTACAAAAATTGAAACCGTTCATGTCGGCCGCGACCGGAACCGGTTACGGTGAAAATATGCTCGACAGCTCGAACGGCTGGATTCTGCAGTATTCGCGAAAAGCGTGCGAACGCATGATGTATCTTGCGGACCGGTTTCCCGACGACACGGGACTGAAAGCCCGCGCGCTCAATCTTGCCGCGAAAGAAGTTCTGCTGGCGCAGTCGGGCGATTGGCCTTCCATGCTGCACGACCGGTTGTTTTCCGAGTACGCGCAGGAACAAGTTAAGAAAAACGTGCTCGCGTTTACGACGGTCTACGATTCGCTGGGGGCGAACACCATCAGCACCGAATGGCTCACGTCTATGGAACAGGAACATCCGCTGTTTCCGTGGATGAATTACCGCGTGTTCAGCAAAAAAAAATAA
- a CDS encoding DUF4912 domain-containing protein: MECSILNRAYLETLPSADLISLADEYGIDIPENLSRRFIIGELLEFAEDMRRDRGVELKNESDKAGVRAASVLPSTYNETHISVILRNPVWAFVYWDIKEAELIAIRKSAAFSSLFLRISFFPDEKAPKASDSFDIPVSLTDREQYVLLPAGEHIARVDLIAEFKNMPLRVCASSRKIELPHVSEKVSAPVPEVRISPILELSGLPELLRTHYLNHRQSFS, translated from the coding sequence ATGGAATGTAGTATATTGAACAGGGCGTATCTTGAAACCCTGCCGTCGGCGGACTTGATTTCGCTGGCAGACGAATACGGAATTGATATTCCGGAAAATTTGAGCCGGCGCTTTATAATTGGTGAATTGCTTGAGTTCGCTGAAGATATGCGCCGCGACCGCGGCGTTGAATTAAAAAACGAATCGGACAAAGCCGGCGTACGTGCGGCGTCCGTCCTTCCGTCAACCTATAACGAAACGCATATTTCCGTTATCCTGCGGAATCCCGTGTGGGCGTTCGTATACTGGGATATTAAGGAAGCCGAATTGATTGCAATAAGAAAATCGGCGGCGTTCTCTTCGTTGTTTTTGCGTATTTCGTTTTTTCCCGATGAAAAGGCGCCGAAAGCTTCCGATTCGTTCGATATTCCGGTTTCGCTGACAGACCGCGAGCAGTACGTGCTGCTTCCCGCCGGTGAACACATCGCGCGCGTCGATTTGATTGCTGAATTCAAGAATATGCCGCTGCGGGTGTGCGCGTCGTCGCGGAAAATCGAACTGCCGCACGTATCCGAAAAAGTTTCGGCTCCCGTTCCTGAAGTCCGCATTTCTCCGATTTTGGAATTGTCGGGACTGCCGGAACTGCTTCGGACGCATTATCTGAATCACCGCCAATCGTTTTCATAA